The following proteins come from a genomic window of Haloarcula salinisoli:
- a CDS encoding Cdc6/Cdc18 family protein, with protein MIRDARVLRAGFIPKEIEHRDAELNHLSSVLEPITNGEPADTAIVTGPSGAGKTCISKFVTERLREEVLDIETTYVNCWRNYTRFRTLYQILDDLGQTIDIHRQSTPHDELVDRIQQYDGPRTVIILDEVDQLEDPGILYDLHSLEQFALVCIANKEEELFSRVDDRLVSRLRSSEHVRMDKYHDEQLYDILSARAKWGLDEDVITDDQLYRIADAAAGDARLAIGILRTAASKADREDEERITDEMLLDAADDARAQIRQTSLDSLTPHQQSVYEIVHEDGPLGPGAIHERYCDAVDDPRTKRTIRTYLSKMVQYNLLEAEGTSRDRQYSVVTEPVSSPVN; from the coding sequence ATGATTCGTGATGCTCGTGTGCTTCGGGCGGGGTTCATACCGAAGGAAATTGAGCATCGCGACGCTGAGTTGAACCACCTCTCCAGCGTTCTGGAGCCGATTACGAACGGGGAACCCGCCGACACCGCCATTGTCACAGGCCCCAGCGGCGCCGGGAAGACGTGCATCTCGAAGTTTGTTACTGAGAGACTCCGTGAAGAGGTACTGGACATCGAGACAACCTACGTCAACTGCTGGCGCAACTACACCCGATTCCGCACGCTGTATCAGATTCTTGACGACCTCGGCCAGACCATCGATATCCACCGGCAGTCGACACCGCATGATGAACTTGTCGACCGGATTCAGCAGTACGACGGGCCGCGAACGGTTATCATCCTCGACGAGGTCGACCAGCTGGAAGATCCGGGCATCCTCTACGATCTTCACAGTTTGGAGCAGTTCGCGCTGGTCTGTATCGCTAACAAAGAGGAGGAGCTGTTCAGCCGTGTCGACGACCGGCTCGTAAGCCGACTCCGCTCCAGCGAACACGTCCGGATGGACAAGTACCACGACGAGCAGCTGTACGACATCCTGAGTGCCCGTGCGAAATGGGGTCTCGACGAGGACGTCATCACCGACGACCAACTCTATCGCATCGCCGATGCGGCCGCCGGCGACGCCCGTCTCGCGATAGGGATTCTCCGTACCGCCGCTAGCAAGGCTGACAGAGAAGATGAAGAGCGAATCACAGACGAAATGCTGTTGGACGCTGCGGATGACGCCCGGGCACAAATCAGGCAGACGAGCCTCGATTCGCTCACACCACACCAACAATCCGTCTACGAAATCGTTCACGAGGATGGTCCGCTCGGACCAGGAGCTATTCACGAACGCTATTGCGACGCCGTCGACGACCCGCGAACGAAACGAACGATTCGGACATACCTCTCGAAGATGGTCCAGTACAACCTTCTAGAAGCCGAAGGGACAAGCCGAGACCGGCAGTATTCCGTAGTCACCGAGCCAGTCAGTTCGCCGGTTAACTGA
- a CDS encoding N-6 DNA methylase, whose translation MSGTPKEQKFHSLLYSALYRYVENNDTKFSEVSIEKDVEGRRADIHLDSNLTGSLVIEVKRDDISPYDKDVIKQARDYTRDIGADFFATCNSNDFYLFNYNGEIELNDVPYNYANLRPINLSDPDLDGFVPQLLAGVDNLYQSGTLPEQEKKEQVVGLLRTFHSTIWPAYKELAQQKYKSNEKFINLFDKWVRENDFTGLSTDEQLETAAKQYAYLLTNKILFYEVVREQTPEPIEPTDGNKLQSLVGESSIDFLDEHIRRRFEEIIEKIDYKPIFRNSDLFEQFPNNKKTLQNIQSLAENIEQREISGIDEDLLGDVFEELIPESERKKLGQYYTPPTIAEAVSKWVLDAPAEHDLPDILDPASGSGTFPVEVYTELKNNYPAASHQEILDSITAIDINKFPLHLTALNLASQNIEEEIDTLHAYHASFFDIEPDRTMLTSARLDDQNTGEVGYFDGVVGNPPYIRNRDIPDKDAFRAHLSRFGPENASPYLDGAKKLSKRSDAYVYFVTHATQFLRDGGRLGYVIPPKWMTVQYGLDFQQFLFDHYRIHAVVAFAERAFEDAFVDTCLLLVERCENEEIRRETTTHFIRVQDEMEPVDLYDTVTYGMTLEQEPIDVLKRPNYRIVGVRQAYLEETGPKKMDYYLNAPLQLINLIERDDFVPLSTFANVSRGPSTGAVNFFILDKEEAHRRGIDERFLSPVVKSIKDMESEVLTADQITKYMLDVNDYVERVKTQTREFGEDTELEDDVKNALKRDGYTNLLQYITEGENAGVHEGGTTGSRKVWFNAGDIMTPELFHPRFFKWRLFTVVNRAGAVTTDAVQCVQVKPKYDSKVLTGVMNSSLYAAAVECWGRIEGNGVLQLNTYEVAGIPVPDIREFSEESCDAIREATDALLEGESDAKQRLNQAVLDAVGVEDMSVEKLEDIRQVMTNQRLEGEFESEVMLQNLDAATEWSADYFGDENIAGESTLDDFS comes from the coding sequence ATGTCAGGGACTCCGAAGGAACAGAAATTCCACAGTCTTCTCTACTCGGCTCTTTATCGGTATGTAGAAAATAACGACACGAAGTTTTCAGAGGTGAGTATTGAGAAGGACGTTGAGGGCAGACGAGCAGATATCCACCTTGATAGTAATCTCACTGGCAGTCTTGTTATAGAAGTTAAACGAGATGATATTTCGCCATACGACAAAGACGTAATTAAGCAAGCCCGCGATTACACCCGCGACATCGGAGCCGACTTCTTCGCCACATGTAACAGCAACGACTTCTACCTGTTCAATTATAATGGAGAAATCGAACTCAATGACGTTCCGTACAACTACGCAAATCTCCGCCCAATCAATCTCTCTGACCCGGATCTCGATGGGTTCGTCCCACAGTTGCTAGCTGGGGTAGACAACCTTTATCAAAGTGGGACACTTCCCGAACAGGAAAAGAAAGAACAAGTTGTCGGGCTTCTCCGTACGTTCCACTCCACGATATGGCCCGCATACAAAGAACTCGCACAGCAAAAGTACAAATCCAATGAGAAATTCATCAATCTGTTCGACAAATGGGTTCGGGAAAACGATTTTACCGGTCTCTCAACAGATGAGCAGTTGGAAACAGCGGCGAAGCAGTACGCGTACCTGCTGACCAATAAGATCCTCTTCTACGAGGTCGTTCGAGAGCAAACGCCTGAACCAATCGAACCGACGGATGGAAACAAACTCCAATCACTTGTCGGTGAGTCGAGTATCGATTTCCTCGATGAGCACATCCGCCGTCGGTTCGAAGAGATAATCGAGAAGATCGATTACAAACCAATCTTTCGGAACAGCGACCTCTTCGAGCAATTCCCGAACAATAAAAAGACCCTTCAGAACATCCAGTCGCTCGCAGAAAACATTGAGCAACGGGAAATCTCCGGCATCGACGAAGATCTCCTCGGTGACGTGTTTGAAGAGCTTATCCCCGAGAGCGAACGGAAGAAACTCGGGCAGTACTACACACCGCCAACGATCGCTGAAGCGGTATCAAAATGGGTGCTTGACGCCCCAGCTGAACACGATCTCCCAGACATCCTCGATCCAGCGTCTGGCAGTGGGACGTTCCCTGTCGAAGTGTACACCGAGCTTAAGAACAACTACCCAGCCGCGTCACATCAAGAGATCCTCGACTCGATCACCGCAATCGATATCAACAAATTCCCCCTGCACCTCACCGCGCTCAACCTGGCCAGTCAAAACATCGAAGAAGAAATCGACACCCTGCACGCGTACCACGCATCGTTCTTCGATATCGAGCCGGATAGAACGATGCTGACATCTGCGCGGTTAGACGATCAAAACACCGGAGAAGTCGGGTATTTCGATGGAGTCGTCGGGAATCCCCCGTACATTCGAAACCGTGACATCCCAGACAAAGACGCGTTCAGAGCACACCTCTCACGGTTCGGACCGGAGAACGCATCACCGTACTTGGACGGGGCGAAGAAACTCAGTAAACGCAGCGACGCGTATGTCTACTTCGTCACGCATGCGACACAGTTCCTACGAGATGGTGGGCGGCTGGGGTACGTGATCCCACCGAAGTGGATGACTGTACAGTATGGCTTGGACTTCCAACAGTTCCTCTTCGATCATTACCGCATTCATGCCGTAGTCGCGTTCGCAGAACGAGCATTCGAAGACGCGTTTGTTGACACGTGCCTGCTGCTCGTAGAACGGTGTGAAAATGAAGAGATACGACGAGAGACAACCACCCACTTCATTCGCGTCCAGGATGAGATGGAGCCAGTAGACTTGTACGACACCGTCACGTACGGTATGACTCTTGAGCAAGAGCCGATAGATGTGTTAAAACGCCCGAACTACCGTATTGTTGGGGTCCGGCAAGCGTATCTTGAAGAGACAGGGCCGAAAAAGATGGATTACTACTTGAACGCGCCACTACAGTTAATCAACCTCATTGAGCGAGATGATTTTGTCCCTCTCAGCACGTTCGCCAATGTGTCTCGTGGCCCCAGCACGGGAGCTGTGAACTTCTTCATCCTGGATAAAGAAGAAGCGCACCGACGTGGGATCGACGAGCGATTTTTGAGCCCAGTCGTGAAGAGCATCAAGGACATGGAGTCGGAAGTACTCACGGCGGATCAAATTACCAAGTACATGCTTGACGTGAATGACTACGTTGAGCGAGTGAAAACACAGACGAGGGAGTTCGGTGAGGACACAGAACTGGAAGACGATGTAAAGAATGCATTGAAGCGTGATGGTTACACCAATCTCCTACAGTACATCACTGAAGGAGAAAACGCAGGTGTGCATGAAGGTGGGACGACCGGTTCACGGAAGGTGTGGTTCAACGCTGGAGACATTATGACGCCGGAGTTGTTCCATCCACGGTTTTTCAAATGGCGACTATTTACTGTCGTGAACCGTGCTGGAGCGGTGACAACAGACGCCGTACAGTGTGTTCAGGTCAAGCCAAAGTACGACTCAAAGGTGCTGACTGGAGTGATGAATTCGAGTCTCTACGCTGCAGCAGTTGAGTGTTGGGGGAGGATTGAAGGAAACGGTGTGCTGCAACTAAACACGTATGAGGTAGCAGGCATTCCTGTGCCTGATATTCGAGAGTTCTCTGAGGAATCGTGTGATGCGATTCGAGAGGCAACTGATGCCTTGCTGGAGGGAGAATCTGATGCGAAACAACGGCTGAATCAAGCGGTACTTGATGCGGTCGGTGTTGAGGATATGTCAGTCGAAAAGTTGGAAGACATACGGCAGGTTATGACGAATCAACGACTTGAAGGGGAGTTCGAGTCGGAGGTGATGCTGCAGAATCTTGACGCTGCGACAGAATGGTCGGCTGATTACTTCGGTGACGAAAATATAGCTGGAGAAAGCACGTTAGACGACTTCTCGTAA